Genomic window (Desulfobacterales bacterium):
GCCGGAGCAGCAACTCTTTTTTGCAGGAGCAGAACATCTCCGAGATACACCTGAGCGAACAGAACGAGCTGGTCCTCTTCCTCCTGGGCCGGCCGTTTCCCATCTACCTGGGCCACGGCGGGATCAAGCAAGAATATTCCCGGCTGCTCTCGCTGTTGAAACAACTGTACCGGAGCAAGGAGTTCGCCTCCACCGCCTTCATCGACATGGGCTATATGCCGGACAAGGCGCTGGTGGGCAAGAACAATGGTAACAAAAAACAGGGCTGATATGGAGAAGGAACAGAGAGGAGAACTGATAGTCGGACTGGATATCGGCACCACCAAGATATGTACGGTGATCGGCGAGGTCTTTCCCGAACGGCTGGACATCCTCGGGATCGGCACCCACCCCTCGGCAGGAATGAAAAAGGGAATGGTGGTCAATATCGAAAGCACGGTGGATTCCATCCGCCGGGCGGTCGGCCAGGCCGAGGAGATGGCCGGCTGCGAGATCAACGCGGTCAGCATCGGCATTGCCGGCAGCCATATCAAGGGCTTTGCCAGCCCGGGAATTGTCGGGATCAAGGGACGGCAGATCACCCAGGAGGATATCAACCGGGTGATCGACGCGGCCCGGGCGGTGAACATCTCCCACAACCAGGAGATCATCCATGTCCTGCCCCAGGAGTTCATGGTCGACGACCATACCGGGATCCAGGACCCGCTGGGCATGACCGGGGTACGGCTGGTGACCAACGTCCACATCGTCACCGGCAACGCCACCGCGGTCCACAACCTGGTCATGTGCTGCAACCGGGCCGGCCTGCAGGTCTCGGGCATTGTCCTTGAATCCCTGGCCTCGGCCAGCGCGGTCCTGAGCCGGGAAGAGATGGACGTCGGGGTGGCGCTCCTTGATATCGGCGGCGGCACCTCGGACCTGGCGATCTTTGCCGACGGCACGATCAAGCATATCTTTGAGCTGGGCCTGGGCGGCAACAATCTTACCAACGATCTGTCAGTGGGACTGCGCACCCCGGTCCGGGCGGCGGAGCGGCTCAAGAACCATTACGGCTCCGCCCTGACCTCGATGATCGACAAGGACGAGATCATCGAGGTGCCCACGGTGGGCGACCGGGCCGCCCGCAAACTGTCGCAGCGGATCATGGGCGAGATCCTTGAACCGCGGATCGAGGAGATGTTGTTTCTGATCAACCAGGAGATCCTCGATTCCTCGTTCAAGGACCGGATCACCGCCGGGGTGGTGATCACCGGCGGCACTGCCAAGCTGGCCAACATCGTTGACCTGGCCGAGCAGATATTCGACCTGCCGGTGCGGATCGGCACCCCCCGGGAGCTGCGGGAGGCGCCTGAGGACATATACAGCCCGCAGCACGCAACCGGGGTCGGGCTGGTGCGCTACGCCAGCCAGAACGCCTCGGAGCACAGGTTCCGCAGCAAGGAGAAAGGGTCCATGGGCCGATTCGCGGCCTGGGTCAAACGCGGTTTCCGCAACACATTATAGAAAAACGTCCGGTGCGGCCGGAGGGCGCCGGCAGGGCGCGGACTTTTGATAACACTCTAGACAAAGGGGGGCAAGAACATGTCTTTTCGTTTGGCAACCGATCCATTGGCCAGAATCAGGGTCATCGGGGTGGGCGGCGGCGGCGGCAATGCCGTCAATACCATGGTGACCAACAAACTCCAGGGAGTGCAGTTCATCGCGGCCAACACCGATATCCAGGCCCTGGAGAACTCAAAGGCCGACGTCTGCCTGCAGCTGGGCCCGGGGATCACCCGGGGGTTGGGCGCGGGCGCGGACCCGGAAAAGGGCAAGGGCGCGGCCCTGGAAAGCACCGAGGAGATCAAAAAGGTGCTCAAGGGCGCGGACATGGTCTTTGTCACCGCCGGACTGGGCGGCGGCACCGGCACCGGCGGCGCGCCGGTGGTGGCCAAGATCAGCAAGGAGATGGGCGTGCTCACCGTGGCCGTGGTCACCAAGCCCTTCTTCTTTGAGGCCCGTTCCCGGATGCAGAAGGCGGAATCGGGCTGGGAAGAGCTGAAAAAACACGTGGACACCATCATCACCATTCCCAACGACCGGCTGCTGGCGGTGATGCAGAAGGGCAGCAAGTTGATGGACATGATGAAAAAGGCGGACGACGTCCTGCTCCAGGCGGTCAAGGGCATCACCGACCTGATCACCCTGCCCGGCCATATCAATGTGGACTTTGCCGATCTGCGCGCGGTGATGCAGCAGGTGGGTCCGGCGATCATGGGGGCCGGGGTGGCGGTGGGCGAGGACCGGGCCGTTGAGGCGGCCAAAAAGGCCATTGACAACCCGCTCCTGCAGGACGTGGGAATCGACGGCGCCAAGGGCGTGTTGATCAACATCTCGGCCAGTGAAGAGAGCCTGACCATGAACGAATTCATGGGTGCGGCCTCACTGGTCCAGGAAAAGGCCCATCTTGACGCCAATATCATCATCGGCGCCCTGTTCGACGAGTCCCTGGGCGACGAGCTGCGGGTAACCGTGATTGCCACTGGGATCAACTCCGCCGACGAGGCGGCCGCGGCCAAGCCGCTGATGACCCTGCGCCGCAAACCAAGGGCGGTTGAAGAGGAACCAGCGGAACCCGCGGCCGGAGAAGGCCGGCCGCGGGAGAGATCACGGCGGAGCATGCTTAATAACCGCGCCGGCAGCGGAACCCGGCGGTCCCTGCCGCTGCCCCATTTCCTTGACGAGGCGGAGTTGGAGACCCCGACCTACCTGCGCCAGGCCGCTGACTGACCAGCATGGCTGGACCAATTTTTTGCGCCCCAGCCGCAACCAGTAATAAAAATCTCCAGGGACAGCGAGCTTTGTCCAGGACCACTTTCATATAAAATAAGATGAATCAGGACCCGCGCTTTGCCGGCCGGACCGGGCCGGAATTGCTGGCGGCCGAGACCGGCGGCTGGAAAAAGAAATGGAAAGACAAACTCCCGGTGGGGCTGATCTTTCCCAGCAGCTACCGGGTCGGCATGTCCAACCTGGGTTTCCAGCTGGTCCATGACCTGCTCAACCGCAATCCGGACATTGTTGCCGAGCGGATCTTTTTCCCGGACGGCAATGATCAACCCCGCTCAGTGGAATCGAACCGGTCGCCGGCCGACTTCCCCATCCTCTTCTGCTCGATAAGCTTTGAGCAGGACTACCCCAACCTGCTCAAGCTGCTGGCCATGGCCGGGATCCCCCCCCTGGCCGCGGACCGGACCGGGGATGGCGACGACCAGGGCCGCCCCTTTGCAGCGGGCCGGCCTCTGGTGATCGGCGGCGGGGTGGCCTGCTTCATGAACCCCGAGCCCCTGGCCCCATTTATCGACCTGTTTGTGCTGGGCGAGGCAGAACCGGTCCTGGGGCTGCTCATCGAAAAACTGCTCAGACCCCTTCAGGGGGTCGGCAGGCTGGAGTTGCTCCGGCAACTGGCCCTGGACCTGCCGGGCTGCTACCCGCCGGCCCTGTACCGGATTGGTTACGACCGGAAAGGCGGATTTGCCGGTCATATCCCCGAACCCGGCCTGGACGCCCGGATCCGCCGGGTGACCCTGGACGCCTGTCCCGATAAGGCGGGCCACTCCCGGATCCTCACCCCCAATGCCGAGTTTGCCGACCTGTACATGACCGAACTGGGTCGCGGCTGCAGCCGCGGCTGCCGTTTCTGCGCCGCCGGCTTCGTCTATCGGCCGCCCCGGCTCTGGCCGGCCGGGGCGATCATCTCCGCGCTGGAGCAGCGGCCCGCAACCGCCAACC
Coding sequences:
- the ftsA gene encoding cell division protein FtsA, with product MEKEQRGELIVGLDIGTTKICTVIGEVFPERLDILGIGTHPSAGMKKGMVVNIESTVDSIRRAVGQAEEMAGCEINAVSIGIAGSHIKGFASPGIVGIKGRQITQEDINRVIDAARAVNISHNQEIIHVLPQEFMVDDHTGIQDPLGMTGVRLVTNVHIVTGNATAVHNLVMCCNRAGLQVSGIVLESLASASAVLSREEMDVGVALLDIGGGTSDLAIFADGTIKHIFELGLGGNNLTNDLSVGLRTPVRAAERLKNHYGSALTSMIDKDEIIEVPTVGDRAARKLSQRIMGEILEPRIEEMLFLINQEILDSSFKDRITAGVVITGGTAKLANIVDLAEQIFDLPVRIGTPRELREAPEDIYSPQHATGVGLVRYASQNASEHRFRSKEKGSMGRFAAWVKRGFRNTL
- the ftsZ gene encoding cell division protein FtsZ, with protein sequence MSFRLATDPLARIRVIGVGGGGGNAVNTMVTNKLQGVQFIAANTDIQALENSKADVCLQLGPGITRGLGAGADPEKGKGAALESTEEIKKVLKGADMVFVTAGLGGGTGTGGAPVVAKISKEMGVLTVAVVTKPFFFEARSRMQKAESGWEELKKHVDTIITIPNDRLLAVMQKGSKLMDMMKKADDVLLQAVKGITDLITLPGHINVDFADLRAVMQQVGPAIMGAGVAVGEDRAVEAAKKAIDNPLLQDVGIDGAKGVLINISASEESLTMNEFMGAASLVQEKAHLDANIIIGALFDESLGDELRVTVIATGINSADEAAAAKPLMTLRRKPRAVEEEPAEPAAGEGRPRERSRRSMLNNRAGSGTRRSLPLPHFLDEAELETPTYLRQAAD
- a CDS encoding radical SAM protein, producing MNQDPRFAGRTGPELLAAETGGWKKKWKDKLPVGLIFPSSYRVGMSNLGFQLVHDLLNRNPDIVAERIFFPDGNDQPRSVESNRSPADFPILFCSISFEQDYPNLLKLLAMAGIPPLAADRTGDGDDQGRPFAAGRPLVIGGGVACFMNPEPLAPFIDLFVLGEAEPVLGLLIEKLLRPLQGVGRLELLRQLALDLPGCYPPALYRIGYDRKGGFAGHIPEPGLDARIRRVTLDACPDKAGHSRILTPNAEFADLYMTELGRGCSRGCRFCAAGFVYRPPRLWPAGAIISALEQRPATANRVGLLGMEMARPEDLALIAENLLASGCALSFSSLRADVISPQLLELLAKSRLKSAAIAPDGGSERLRRVINKGITADEVLAAAESLVKAGIINLKLYFMIGLPTETEEDLEELVALCLAIKQRILGHGRARGRLSNMSLSVNSFIPKPWTPFQYHPFARVSVLKNKIKFLRKRLANEPNLTISAERPERTLLQAVLARGDRRVGRAMLHLPGGTCTWQQALKRERLLAAEYVYRTRDRDEPLPWEIVDQGIDRNYLWREYQRGLAGKTTPPCNPEKCRRCGVCHDQ